tcaatatgaatcgactaataatcaaggagcttcaaactctggaatttctctatcgagcacgcactagaataactggaacgtcttccttttatactcctttatgccatcatacccgttggcacttaccaaaggaattcttccaatcttcccgttagacaaaatcaattaagaaaattattcgagctattaaaggaacatgtcgatagcccatcaatcatgttcgcccatacaatcaggatcttggtttccaagaataaaaccttccaagaatatttcgtcaatcatcggatcttcaaacgatcttgtttttgaataaataatctGTTATATCaaatctagccaagagatcttctccagtcaataagaccaaatccttaaccaaacactttagctctggatcgccTTCATCGCTGGattaaaaactgtcaatgagaatagtcttgagtcttgagtcttgtgtgctgagtctagtgatctgaaagtcttcagactctaagtacaagggtctgcacGCTTCCGGACTAgacgatagaaacgttttgtcagcttcaaaacactctagagagatttctccaacaatctccccattttttatggtgacaaaactttcctataGATTTGAACagctttgacctgcaaaaacattactcaagcaatatggatatctcataaagattaataactcaactagactctgcatccacagaaaataggttagtctttcatgattaaagccatacaataacacttgatataaatacaacagtcaatttcaaatccacactcaagtcatactcaaaataaatatacatacaaactaaaattaaaaacaaattcaaagtcaaagttcagttcagttcagttcagttcaaagctggcaattctccccctttttgtcatcattaaaaaggtgagaaagagtaaagtctgcttgggaacacgcacaagctggaaatctctcATCAACTGTACgacgccttccagcctcttcaagtcttcccgtatACGTGCCACCTCTACtcctttggcatttgcttgaatttgaagagcgaggtcttgcatttgatccAACAAGGTAACAAAAGAcacttgtccagcattcttcaggACTTGAAAttcacattccaaagcatatatttgaccctgcatttccgaagaagatcaaggatacgacgaaaatctaCGGTATTGTCCGTCAACGTGCTGGCATTTGCTctatcagatggagtaaaggcagacgatggaacttcggtgtaatcgcgcaaatttggcgttgaggtgtcatgtccttcctcaggcatttgagaagcctgaatatcttctggatttgcttgcgagcaactcacaccttcactgtgAACAGGAtatggtgtagtccttccttgctcgtcatctccccctgtttctaaggcctcaattggggaagagtgatggtcatgctcggCAGCatcttgattgcctttctctccagcttcatctgcagacttttctttgactgcttcttcttcttcttcaacttctttctcctcttcttctttttctttctcttctttctcctctgcttctctctctgttttttgttcctctcgcttcttttcctttcttcgtcGTTTCATTGATTCGGATACAGAACGACTGAGTCTTTTCAATGTCAAGGCAGAGATAgtgagttcatcctcttcatcttcatcctctaagttTAGAgctcttttgtttttggatggagcactcatgggcttcttccctttccttttcgacGCAGAAGAGACTGGATGAAATTTAACGggagttttcactttgaatttctccattgccttatcaaGCTCTTTTAGATGCATTTTTATCAACATtttcaaacctaccaccattttgtcgcatggtcgaacacaaagagtctgtggaggttcaatgttcaagtgtctgaagatcttggtcacaagactTGAGTAAGGCAactggcccttgtccttcaccatcgctctgtacatgtggaagagaatggtgtgagggagagagaacttcttccctgaattgatcgtgtacatcaatttcgcctcaAAGTTAGACACGTttgtcttggatgttgattttggcctgagacagttgatcacgattttgtgcagtgagatgttgatggcatgcattcttgtgtaggtaattcttccttctgtactcctgtctttgacGAGTTCCAGTGTGGTGtgagcgattgaaaccttgatcggttgatatcgtcctctttcaactcgaattatgtctgccaacatgtccacatctaccacatagtcttggtctcaaacactgaaggatattctatttGCATATAAAAAGCCGAGATTCAAATAGAAATATGCTGTCAATTGTGCATAGCCGTCTGTGGTGTTAGAGCAAAATTGCTctagttgaagcagattgaacttcttcttcaagttcacattgatggcatccagaaagtcaaaatcaacgctcctggggtttatcaccccacgtttcaacaatttgaaaaacagatcctcctgttccttcgatttGAACAACTCCATTCTTTTTCCCTGTaccttcgcagcaacacccatcctgggttggaattcactaaacaatttatcatcgtcattcccgtTAGTCGGATTCAATCCCCTtacacgaggatcacttggaatgttcgcaagtgcttcctcagcctttcctttggaagcaattcccaaatcctccatccgtCGCAAAAAGACATACTCATTTtcataccctttgtctttaagggAGTCATCTACATAGTTCAGTGGTGTACCTATgattttcaaagcacgatagagcttgtaaataaaagagggtttttggactcttatagggtctgcttcctcgattatttcttcctatGGTTGTTTTTCCACACCCTGTGGGGTAGATGATGGAGATTGATgtggtggagagtgaatcgggctctgttgctgtcttggtaactcttcttcctcggtgagattgaaatgggtaggaccctcccttattctctgtggtcccttgctcgcgattcttgaagactttctcgaagaagacatcattTCTtttcgttgaaagattccttgactcaatttcccaagaaaagatgacaactttctcgaaaaTGAACACGAAGTCAagacaggattgggaggagaatgcctttttagggttttgaagttaaaCGAAGAAAACAACtgactgtatatatataacccagttaaaaaaagaaaagccaatcGACATAAAGGAAAGTGAATAGTCGTCCCTTTTTTAAAAAcgataactgcctttttaaaTAGAGGTTATCTTTTTGAAAGGACAAGATTCCGTTTTTCtcggaaattaaagataaatcaaatataactaaacgaatgatcgtaccttttcgagattgaatattaaaacaacttatAGTCTATAGCCGTGAATGTTTGAGTCTAAGAGTCTGAGAGTCTcaagactttgatttcctcaagcttcaaaatgttgagtctggaacagatgatatcgaattgattcttctccaaaggctttgtgaatatatccgctagttggctctttgactcaacaaattgaaacgagatttctccattttgaacatgatctctaatgaagtgatgtcgaatctctatatgctttgcccttgagtgaaggattggatttttagtaagattgattgtgctggtgttgtcatatctaatctcagtgcatgagtcttcaattccaaagtcttgtagctgttgttttatccacagaatttgcgaacaacaacttccaagagctacatactcgcttcattgtagagagagccacggtgttttgtttccttgaaaaccaagacactgtcttgttcccaagcaattggcaatttcccgaggtgctctttctatcaactctgcaaccggctaaatttgcgtctgaatatccaagaggattaaagtctcccttcttaggataccaaagaccaatgcttgaagatgaagcaacgtatttaataatacgtttcgcagcactgagatgagattctctagggtctgattgaaacctagcacagatgcacacactcaacaaaatgtcagttCTTCAAAGAAGTGAACCGTTGATACTCCTATACAGCTTTtaatcaactttcttcccttcttcatctttgtctatcttcaaagaacttgacatcggtatgtcggtctttttgcacttttccagtccaaaccttttgacaagatcattagcatatttttcttgatgaatgaaagttccttccttcaattgttttacttgaagtccaagaaagaaggttaactctcccatcatactcatttcaaactcatcctgcatagacttagagaatttcttgcagactttcattagaggatccaaaaataatatcatccacatatatttgaacaagtaaaaagcttttgttttcctttttgataaatagagtagtatctactttacctttgacaaaaccattatgtattaaaaacttacttagtctgtcgtaccaagctcgaggtgcttgctttaaaccatacaatgcctttttcagtctgaagactgagtttggcttctttgggtcttcaaaccctggtggttgttccacataaacttcctcatggataagtccatttaggaatgcacttttgacatccatttggaataacctgaaatttttataacaagcaaaagcaagtaataatcgaattgcttctaaccttgctactggtgcgtaagtctcgtcatagtctatcccttcttcttgtgtgtatcccttggccacgagtcttaccttgtttcttatgacttttcctttctcgttcatcttgttcctgaaaacccatttagctccaataacagatttaccttttggtttaggagtcaattcccagacatcattaatactgaattgcctgagctcttcttgcatagcttcaatccagctttgatttgataaagcttcttctatgtttttgggttctatttcagaaacaagttccacagcactagactcttcacgccttttggatctggtgcgaattccttcattaatttcgccaataatgagatctttgggatgactggacttatgcttccagttactggttgatttttCTGATTGataatctctttctttacttgaatcATCACGAACAACTTGATGCCGGTCTTCCAGAGTctaagatgcttcttgagttgtaagctttggagagtctggagcaggttcagactcttcatgttgagtctgactggattaattttgcattgaatcttgaaatttgacattcattgattcctccactgattgactcttcttgttgtagactctgtaggctttgttgcttgatgtagaatatccaaggaagatgccttcttctgatctttcttcaaacttaccaactcgatcttttgcattttaatataaagcatttgcaaccgaacacatgaaagtacgaaacagtaggcttcttacctttgaataactcataaggggttttctctagaataggtcttaaaaagactctatttatgatatagcacgctgttgaaacagtttcagcccaaaatcgtgaagaaatcttactttcaattataAGAGTTcgagccatttcttgaagagatctattctttctttccacaactccattttgctgaggagtgtatggagaggagaacacatgcttaacgccagattcatcacaaaattttgtaaaatcttgattttcaaattcacctccatgatctgttcttatacttgaaataacatatcctttttcattttgaacatttttagcaattttttcaaaatacgagaaggtttcaaacttactCGCAAGGAAataaacccaagtaaatcgggagtaatcgtccacgattactaggcaatatttcttacctccaatgctttgggttctggttggtccgaagagatccatatgtagcagctgtagtacatgattagtagagacatgatttattggcttaaatgaatttcttacctactttcccaatatacatggagtgcatagatCAGAATTTTGGTaagataaattgggtagaccacgaacaagctgctttgatgagattttggctaactgcttcatattgatgtgaccaagctttctgtgccacaAGCTTGtttcgtcttgaattgaaattaagcattgcgattcatctggtttcacatccaagagatagatatttccatgccttcgacccatgaaagactgagtagagtctttactggttccataacatattcctttttgaaagaagatcttaaaaccagtatcacatagttggcgatctttgagaagattgtaattgattccttctactagggaaacattacttattgtgagatttccaattttcacagttccaaatcccacaatccttcctttgctgtttcctccaaatgagacttttccaccatttacttgaacgagctttataaagcaatttgagtctcctgttaTATggcttgagcatccactgtccagataccactttaccttttctttgatggagacctgcatttaaaagagagtctcaagctttctttggtacccatattttcttgggtccattggtgttagtaagataaacagtattagcccatgttttcttaacaggtttccaaaccataggacactctttttcaaagtgatccgagcttttgcactttgaacacctgagggcatttcgacctacagactttacaaaaaccttcttgaaatgatttttgtaggcctctcttgagggtctttgcttaattctttcttttactttaagaaaatcaatcaagggaatagttTATGTTGTCATACCTAAaccggacttattgaaataaggtctttgagttgaaagaattttttcaagtttctcggaccctattgaaaatttctttgaaatatttgatgagtcaatttttaaaagagcattttctttcaaaagttctttaagagtagaaacattcatgtctaaacatttaactctttctttcaacaCGTTTTCCTGATGTTTTAGAACAGAGTTTTCCTTTGTAAGttcagaaatccttttaagagaagtcttaagactaaaacacagctcatcaatatacttagaaaccttgacaggaattttaaaattacttacctcaaattcactgtctgagtctgattcagagtttgagtctgagtttgattgtgccatcagacataaattggcatattcatcatcactttcttcacactctgtatcactctaggtttcgactttgagagcctttcgagacttttcagcttttcctttcttcttctttagaagaggacaggttagatgggtcgatgtgtccctttttcatacattcaaagcaaactacatctttgtttgattcatcatcatcaatagacTTGGTCAGTTgtttttgaaagctttgtttctttgagttgaatcttcttccttttctatttagctttatgaatcttcttatcatgagagcaagctcctcatcgtccatattatcttcagaatctataacatcagaatcatcatttgattttaatgcaatggatttcttaccttttggatcttcgtcttcgttaattcgttccacttcataagatgaagagttccaaccagctcatcgacatatagtggcatgattctttgtgtctctcttattgaagtctttatgtgattccaatccttggagagtccacgcagagcttgtttaccttcatgggatcagaaattggttgtccttgattttcaagaccatttacaatttctgtaaaacggctaaacatgtcagttatagattctccatgtctcattttgaaggcttcatattgaccgagaaggatgttgattctggtctcttttactcgatcaattccttcataggtgatatgtaacctatcccagacttcttttgctataacacaagaagatattttgttatattcagtagatgacaaggcacaatataaagaatatatagaTTTTGCATCAAaagtttgtctcttgattatctcttcttgagacattccgctggtctcaacagtttctttccctctttctgagatggatgcaactttaggagtgattcctttttctacaacgtcccattccaaaggatcctttgatcgaagaaatgctttcattttatttttccagatgttgtagtcatttccatcaaagtaaggaggtcttgTATTACTTTGTCCTTtcaccagccctggagctagcatactagccatggatcttttactctgaagtaaaacacttcaaataaagtgagtacatgagctctgataccaattgatatggctagtataagtacctagaggggggtgaataggtataaagagtaatttcttatgataatcgcacaatactagacagttgatagaaatgagacaatttttttctcatcaataaacaaacaacgatcaaagtaagactgagattagggaagagaaaattgaacacaaggtttatagtggttcggcttatttcaagcctacgtccactcttctgcactgacaaccCTAGACTCTCTTTGCGTGTACAGTTttgctcaatatgaatcgactaataatcaaggagcttcagactctggaatttctctatcgagcacgcactagaacaactggaacgtcttccttttatactcctttatgccatcatacccgttggcacttaccaaatgaattcttccaatcttcccgttggacagaatcaattaagaagattattcgagctattaaaggaacatgtcaatagcccatcaatcatgttcgcccatacaatcaggatcttggtttccaagaatagaacctttcaagaatatttcgtcaatcattggatcttcaaacgatcttgttttcgaataaataatccgttatatcaaatccagccaagagatcttctccagtcgataagaccaaatccttaaccaaacactttagctctggatcgccttcgtcgctggattagaaactgtcaatgagaatagtcttgagtcttgagtcttgtgtgctgagtttggtgatctgaaagtcttcagactctaagtacaagggtctACACAGCTTccaaactagactgatagaaacgttttgtcagcttcaaaacactctagagagatttctccaacaggttCTTGTCTCTGTGCCAAACTGCTCTTTGACCGACGTTCAACTATTGCGACGAGCCCCTAGTTCCGAGTCACCATCGTACCGTCCTTAGCCGTGCCAAGCcctaggaaaaaaaaggaaagcaaagttggtagcttttctttctatttattttattttgttttttattattttgttttttttagtaGAATGATTCCTTAGTGTAAGGATGAGAATTCACGACATGAAATTGCCtctaaaatttatgattgacaGTCTGATTTTCATGCCCAAGATCCGACTCACAATCTCTTACACAAtcgtcaatccgatctcatgcccGGGATTTGATtcacaatttaatttaaaattggtcaacccgatctcatgcgcgcgatatggttcgccaattttttaatatcaatCTTATCCTGTTTGATTTGTTGTCGTGGtgtttgaatcaattttattttcgtaaaaggaaaaatccaaaaattatttgaattaggattaggttggttttagaatatctcttgttatcttgcatatttagaatagggatttatttctaattttttaaaaaataaaaaataaaaaatgcattcatttaggatgttagttttaaatttgaattgcacgtttaattatctggtagttttaatttcgaatttcataaagaaaaaaagaagaaaaattagaattaggtccatgaaatgcatgccatttagtgacTGTTGTTAGGTTCATTAGAAATTAACTAtcattagattatgtcatttaataaatgtcgcgtgacatatagcttgcatattaaattgcatgttgcatgtcattttagttgaaataattttttacgtcattgcattgcaatgcacgtcattagaattaggtcattttggttaatttagattgcatatctaattgttgcatgttcattaagaaatcatttgtttttttttttactcattcatatagtttaggacatattgccatgccatatcatttcatattagattagaagcattgcattgcatatgggcTATATTCTcgttgaaaaagagaaaacttgcttgttaattagaaatcatatctagggttgttgacgtggattttaatttaacattgcagacgctttcgttgctatgaggtaagtcctgtaATTTATTTACTGCTTTACTTTGGTgctaaattgatggtttgcacacctgcatgataacctcacatattagggaaatagttcaaaatcaattcaagctgcctgcaaaaccttttttttttttaataagaaaaatggtaccgaaatggtgttagaaaaatctagcgtaatgaagtccccgtacccaaatctctagttcgtagaagtaaagtgaATCTCCCCTTacttacttgggtttctaatcaacctaccaaaaatagattagtggcgacttctaattgaaaatcaattgcatgttaaaaacttgaacctaagtcgcgaattggtatgggcttgggagagcccgagttaggTCTAgccttaacaatccattaaccaaatccTAGGTGATTCACacccaaaaaattgtttgcGACACTGTTCTTCTCTCTTAATCCATTTACAAgactatttcaaataagacTTTTTAATAGGGTTGGACATTCTTTTCATGATACCCTTTTCGAGAACAAATTCTTTTGATGTAGGAAGCAATATTTAATCTTAGATGACATCCTTTCAAGTTCCAAATTCTACGTAGTTATGTTATTGCACATGGATTTCCCATTAGCTGAGGCATgaattatttattcaaaatcaaTCATACATGTGGTACATAGTCTAGTTACGTGTCTAGAGCAACCACTAGAGAGATAACAATCTTTTATTCAGAATGAATCATACATGTGGTAAATAGTCTAGTTATGTGTCTAGAGCAATCACTTATGGAAACAAGATTAAGCAAGTAAGTCttataattcaattattttgtGTAACTAACGATAGATTCATTTAGTTGTTGTCATACCAAAATTGCGCCTCGAGATACTCGACGACCTTCTTGTTTAATTGGAAGGCCTTGGTGAGAACATCAGCAGAAATGGGTGGCTTCGCTCCGAAGACAGCATTAGCAATGGTAATGAGCCCAGGGTTCTGGCTGCTAAAACTGGAAAAGGCTAGCGCGTATGTGTTTCCGATATTCAACTGGAAGTGAATGAGACCAATAGAGAACACAAACACGTCCCCCTTGTATATGACTTTTGTGAAGAGAGTGTTGTTTAATTGGTCGGACGTGACGAAGCCAACGAGTAGCGTACCCTCCACCACGATCAGAACCTCAGTGCCATGAGGGTGATTGTGGGGAGGATTTAGGCCGCCGGGAGTAAAGTCAATGCGAGCCATGGATATTCCAAGAGTGTTGAGTCCTGGAAATTGCTGGACAAAAGCCTGTGTGACTTTTGATCCGAGCGGATTTGATGTGTTTCCAGGATTCCTAAGCCCCATAAAGATGAAATCATCAGCCGTGGCTTGTTTCGGGTCCTTGCAGAATTTTCCATTCACAAATACTACATGAGAAAAAGAATTCGTGTTTCAGTTTCGGCATCATAAGCTAGATCCGAAATACATGACTAATGCAAGAATTGAGGACCAACCTCCAGATTCCAGGTCATTGGTGGCCACGCATATGTCCTGAAGAGGACTCGGGTCGTAAGCTAAAGCAGTGGCAATGGCCAAAGCCAAGATGAGAAAGCTAATCAGCAGAAACTTCATTGTGGTTgtagatgttggagaaatcctcgtgaagagttttgaagttgacaaaacgtttccatcagtctagtctgaaggtcagcagactctgttggttaaagtcttaagacttccggacagccagactcaagacttaaagtctatcctcattgacagtcactgatccgttgaagaaaggttatcccgaactgaatGTTTTGCCttaggatttaaccttatcatctggagaagatctcatggctggagaagacgtatcagaatcctttgattgatcaaatttgattcaatgactgaagattcgatgattgtctaaatattattggaaggttctacttatggaaaccgagatcctgattgtatgggcgaacaggattgatgggctatcaacacgttcctttaatagctcgaatgatcttcctaattgattccgtccaatgggtagattggaggaattcctttggtaagtgccaacgggtatgatggcataaaggagtatataaggaagacgtccttagttgttcgaggaagtgcgcaatagaaaaattccaaagtcctaagctcctatttgtttagataaattctttgagcgaatacttgtatacaaaagagagtctatatttgtgagagaccttgaggaggtgtggcagtacatctacactttgtggaatcaaggcaaagctgtgctgtaactactcttttgatcatagtgaaatccagccggtggg
This genomic stretch from Eucalyptus grandis isolate ANBG69807.140 chromosome 3, ASM1654582v1, whole genome shotgun sequence harbors:
- the LOC104440486 gene encoding germin-like protein subfamily 1 member 7, with the protein product MKFLLISFLILALAIATALAYDPSPLQDICVATNDLESGVFVNGKFCKDPKQATADDFIFMGLRNPGNTSNPLGSKVTQAFVQQFPGLNTLGISMARIDFTPGGLNPPHNHPHGTEVLIVVEGTLLVGFVTSDQLNNTLFTKVIYKGDVFVFSIGLIHFQLNIGNTYALAFSSFSSQNPGLITIANAVFGAKPPISADVLTKAFQLNKKVVEYLEAQFWYDNN